GCTGCTCAATTGGCGATCAAAACCCTGCCTAGGGAAATTAATCCCAGTCCCACGAGTGATATTGAAGTCTATCCCGATAGTCACAGTCTGGCCCTCGAACAGGCGATTCGTGTCACCAATGATCTGATCAGTCAACGCAATGATCAGGAGTTAAGACAAGATCGTCAGCGCATGGGTACTACTCTCGTCATGGCTTTTGCCCACGATCAGGAAATGTACGCAGCCCATGTGGGGGATTCCCGCCTCTATTGGATTACTGCCCACAGTTGTCATCAAGTGACGGTGGATGATGATCTCGCTTCCAGGGAAGTGAAATTAGGCTATCTCCTCTATCGTGATGCCATACAGTATCCCAACGCCGGGGCCTTGGTGCAAGCTTTGGGCATGAGTAGCGCCAATAATCTCCATCCCACCGTTCAGAGGTTGATTGTTGATCAAGATTGTGTTTTTCTCCTCTGTTCCGATGGTTTAAGTGATTACGATCGGGTAGAACAATACTGGGACAGTGAAATTGTGCCTCTTTTGCAAGGGGAGAAAACCGTGACAGCCGTGGGGGAAAGTTTATTACAACTAGCTAACCAGAAAAACGGTCACGATAACTCCACCATCGCCCTAGTTTATTGTCGGGTAGTTCCTGCGGCTGAACCTGTCACGCCTTTAGTTTATGCTGAGGCCAAAGAACGGATTATTCCCGATCTTAATGACCAAGATTTCGATCACAGCGAGGAAACCTACTCCGAAGAAGAAGTGGTGACTTCAATACCCACTCCCCCCCCTGCATCTTCTTCTGTTCCTAGTCCTACCTCTCCCCCCGCACCCACTAACGTTTCTCCCCCGATGGGAGCGATCGCTGTCGGTGTTCTCGGTTTGCTTGCCGCGATCGCTTGGCAATTCCTGAGTCCTTATCCCGCTTCCAATCCATCGATTTCTCCCGCACCCGTCACCAGTCCCACGACCGGGACGACACCTCCCGCACCTGTCACCGGTCCGAGTCCGGTGACGACACCTCCCGCACCTGTCACCGATTCTAGTCCCACGACCGGGACGACACCTCCCGCACCTGTCACCGGTCCGAGTCCCCCCAATCCCTAATTCCCACTTCCCCACTTCCCCACTTACCCACTTCCCTATATGTGGCTGAAGATTAATCGGCTTGTCGGGGGTTGCCAGAGCGAGTTAAGATAAAATGCCCGATTAACTGCCGAGTCTATCATATATGGTTGATGCTGCCACGTTCTCCTCCGACACCTCCGCGATCATTGATGCCTTTGAAACACCTCTAGAGTTTAACTTTCAACTGCCGGATCCCGAAGATGAAACCATCCAAGATCATGACTTTCAGCAGCAACTGGATTCTTTTTGGCAAGTCTGCGATCGCTTTGATTTGCAAACGGAAATCTGGCGGGGGCGAATTTTGCGAGCTATTCGCGACCGGGAAAAGCAAGGCGGTGATAGTCGGGGTACAGGCTTTTTAAACTGGTTAAAAAAGCGAGAAATCACTAAAAGTCAAGCTTATGCTCTGATTCAATTGGCTAATAGTGCCGATACTCTCCTGGCGGAAGGACAACTGGATCCCGATAGTATCAATAATTTTAGTAAACGCGCCTTCGTAGAAACGGCCAAATCTGCCCCGGAAATTCAAAAATTAGTCAGTGATGCAGCCCGACAAGGGGAGAGAATTACCCGTCGGGAAGTGAAGCAATTGGCCGATGAATGGACGGCGATGAGTTCAGACTTACTACCCGATGAAGTGAAAGAAAAAGCCAGCGACGGCAGTTTACCGGCGCGTCATCTCGCCCCCTTAGTCAAAGAATTAGAAAAGTTACCCGATACTCATATCGACACTCTCCGCCAAGAAATCGCCGCTAATCCCGATGTGGACACGGTAAAATTAATCACCTCGGAAGCACGCAGTTTAGCCAAATATCTCGATGCGGCGGCCCAAGTACAAACTCTCCGACGGGGTAATTTAGATATCGAAATGGCTCTAGAAGAAGCTTTGCGCGTCGATTGTCTAAATACGGCGGCGGACCTGGTTAAACAAGCCACACAATTAGAGCAAGCCGTAGCTAAACTTTATACTACTTGGAAACGTTTAGGTAGTTTGTCCGATCGCCTCTATGTGGATACGGGAGCAAGTAATCCCCATCTGCGATCGATGTTAACCTGTTTGGAAAGTTTAACCAGTGAAGTGATCGAAGTAGAACTGGATGAAGGTGGGCAAAAAATGGTACGTTTACGCATTATCAGCGATGGGGGAAGTTAGATGCTTTGTTGGCGGTTGGGTGTCTTGAAGCCATCAGGAGTCAGTATTCAGTATTCAGTATTCAGAAGTCAGTATTCAGGAGATTGTTTTTATTTATTCTCCCTGCTCCCACTTCCTAACCCCTATCCCCTAACGGCTTGCTGCTATAATCTCTGAATATCCTCAACTTTTATGAAAACTTATTAACAGATACTTGACTTTATGCTAAAAATCAAGGAAAAAAAAGCAATAATTAGCATCGGTTCCATAACTGCGGCGATCTTGCTCAGTTTAACCCTAATTCCTGCCGCTATAGCCAAGGATGTCCTTCTGAGAGTGGGCATTGTCCAACGTTTTGGCGATGAAGCCAAGGAAAAATTAACCCTGAGTAGTACCAGTGGTGATAATCTCACCCTGCGCGTGCTGGGAGAAGATGGCCAATCCCAAACCCTGCAAACCAATCGCCTACAATTAGAAGTTATTCCCCGTCCCCTCGCTTCTCCCATCCTGCAAGAAAAAGTCATTTTAAGCGACCACGCCACCTTTGAAACCGCCGAAAATAGTGCCAAAAATTGGGCAAAAATGGGCATTAAAGTGGAAATTACCCAACCCGGACGCTGGCAGGTTTGGGCAAAGCGAGAAGTTTATGAAAATCCCCTAGTGCGACGTTGGTTGTTGACCAGTTTGCAAACCAAAGGCCACAATCAACCCTATATTAATAGTGTTTTACTCAAAGAAAAGCCGCAAGTTTCTTTCCAGATCAACGGGGTGCGCTATTTTCCCAAAGAATTAGAAATCGAGAGCCAAAAAAACCTGATTCAAGTCACCCATAGCCCCGAGCAGGTACGTTTGTACGGGGGAACTATGCGCCTACAGCCCAACGCCTACGGCACTTTTACCCTAGTTAATAACGTTCCCCTCGAAACCTACCTGCGTGGGGTTGTACCCCACGAAATCGGTCATGATGCCCCGGAAAGTGCCACCCAGGCGCAAACTATTATCGCCCGTACCTACGCCCTCCGCAATCGCCGCCGTTTTCAAGCCGATAATTACGAACTCTGTGCCGATACCCATTGTCAAGTTTATTATGGATTGACGGGAACTAATCCCCGGGCTGATCAAGCGATCGCAGCCACGCGAGGCCTGGTTTTAACCTACCAAAATGAGTTAGTGGATGCCCTTTATTCCTCCACCACCGGCGGAATAACTGCCCTTTTTAGTGATGTTTGGGATGGGGAAGAAAGACCTTATCTCCGGGCAGTGGTGGACTCCCCTAATCGAGTCTGGGATCTGTCGAAACAATCCCTCGCTAATGAGACAACTTTTCGCCAGTTTATTAATCTTAAAGATGGTTTTAATGAGACGGGGCGACGGGTTTTTCGCTGGCAAAAACAAGCTTCTTTAGCTGATTTGAGTCAAGACCTAGAAACCTATCTAAAACGCAGAAAACATCCCCTCGCCCATTTCCAGAAAATCCAATGGATGGAAGTGACTAAGCGCTCTCCTTCCGGTCGGATTCTTACTATGACCATTCAAACCGATAAGGGGATTTTGGAACTGCATAAAAATGAGGTGCGTAGTGCTTTGGAACCGCCTCGCAGTACCCTATTCTACATCGATCCTATCTACGATACCAATCGACAGATCCAGGGTTATAACTTTATTGGTGGCGGTTTCGGCCACGGGGTAGGATTAAGTCAATTTGGTTCCTATAATTTAGCCCGTTTGGGTTGGTCTCCCGAACAAATTCTCGCTTTCTATTATCCCGGCACCACCATTCAACCTCTCAATAATTCGATTGTCTTTTGGCGAGGAAATTAAGCAGTTATCAGCTTGTGAAGGCAAGAGGCAAGAGGCAAAAGGCAGGAGTCAGGAGATAGGGTGATAGGGTTTTGGGGTGATAGGGTGATGAGACAGCTTTCTCACTTCCCCATCTTCCCACTTCCCACACCCTATCCCCACGAAAAACTTTTTCAGCAGACCCTAAGTAGATCAAATATTTGACTAAATTTTACATCGGTAAACGCTGAATATCTCGGTTAGAACCAATCACCACCATTGCTAAATCTTTGTATAATCTTTCTTGGGGATTGGGGTTAATCTTGAATTTTTCCGCATTACCGACAGCGACAATATTTAACCCATAACGATTACGAATTTCTAACTCTGCTAGGGTTTTACCGTGAAAAGCTTCTGGGACTTTTAACTCGACAATACTATGTTCGGGATCGAGATCAAATCGTTCTAAAATTGATGGTCTAGTCAAACGGTGCGCTAACTCACAACCGGCATCGTATTCGGGAAAAACTACTAAATCTGCACCAACTTTCTTGAGTAATTTTCCATGGATTTCTGTGGAGGCTTTAGCTGCGACAAAATTAACCCCTGCTTCCTTACAATTGAGAGTAGTAATGATACTTTCTTCAACGTATTTACCAATAGCGACAATCACCGTATCGGTTTCAAAAATTCCCGCTTCTCGCAGAGCGTTAGGTTTGGTAGAATCAAGCTCGATCGCATTATCTACTATTCGATCAGATAACGCTTGTGCTACTAATCCTTCTTCAATATCTGTCGCTACCACTTGATAACCTTGTTTGCGTAAGGTTTCACAGACAGCGCGCCCAAATCTGCCTAATCCGATGACGGCAAATTGACGATTTTGGGGACGCATACTACTAAAAAATTTAATTGATTGCATAAGAAGTTAAACTGTTACGCATTTAAAATGCTGGTGTCAATGATTGAGGAGACAGGAGAAACTGATAACTGATAACAAAGGCCGAAACTAAAACCTAATTGGTTAAGCTAAAAGCTTTGATGAGCTTAGTTTCTAACCTTCTTTTTAGGTAGGAGAATTGCCAGATTCTGTCTTTTGCCTCTTGCCTGTTGCCTCTTGCCTTCAGAAACTGATAACTGATAACTGATAACTGATATTAATTATCCCACTAAAAGGTTTTCTTCGGGGTAATTAATAACTGTTGGTTTCGGATCGCCGATGATAGCCGCTATTAAAAGTATAACTCCCACCCGTCCCAGATACATCATAAAAACAATAATTAACTTAGAAATCGGCGATAGGGCGGCGGTTATCCCCGTAGATAGTCCGACAGTTCCAAAGGCAGAAACCACCTCAAAAAACAGTTGAATCATTTTAAAATCTGTCTCCACAAATGAGATAGCTAGGGTGGAGATAATAATCGCTATAACCGAACCAAAAACCACCGCCATTGACTTTAAAATTAACGGCATAGGAATGCGCCTTTGATAGAGAGTTACTTCTTCACGACCTCTTAAAACCGAGCGGGTACAATTATATAAAATCCTAAAAGTTGTGGTTTTAATACCTCCCCCTGTACCGCTAGGACTGGCACCAATAAACATCAAAGCCATGGTAATTAATAAACCTTCTACGGAAATTTTACCGATATCAATGGTATTAAATCCTGCTGTTCTCGATGTTACCGATTGGAACCAAGCGGCCAGCAATTTATCTTTAATTGATAAATTAGCCAAAGTGTCACCATTTCCCTGTTCAGTAAGTAAAAAAGCCAAGGTTCCCATCACTAATAAAAATATAGTTGTGCTGATAGCAACTTTATAGTTAAGAGAAAAAACAAAGCCTTTTCTTTTATATTGAAAGCGGTAAATAAACCAAGTGTAAAACTCGATAATTACCTGATAACCGATACCTCCAAAAATGATCAATCCTGTGATAGATAAGTTAATAATAATTGAAGACTGATAGGACATCAAATTATCTTTAAACAAGCCAAAACCCGCATTATTCCAAGCACTAATACTATGGAATAGAGACAACCACACCGCATATCTAAAATCATACTTTTGGGCGAAGACAGTTAACATAATCAAGGTTGCTGTTAACTCAAAAACTAGAGTAGTAGCAATCACTGATTTCATTAAACTTTGACTACCTTGTAGGAAAGGTCGATCGAAGGATTCTTGAATCGCTAACTTCTGTCTCAGGTCAAATTTTCGCCCAATTAATAACATTAAAAAAGTGGTAGTGGTCATATAACCCAAACCCCCCACTTGCACTAATAAGGCAATAAATAATTGACCCCAAAAAGAAAAATAAGTACCCGTATCTACTACAGCTAAACCGGTGACACAGACAGCAGAAGTGGAGGTAAAGAGGGCAACAATTGGGTCATTCCAAGTGCCGCTGGTGGTAGAAACAGGCAACATCAACAGGGAAGTTCCCGCTAAAATTACCGCAATAAATCCCAAGCAAATTGTCCGGGCAATCGTCATATAAATTCCTTAGTGAAAGTAGCTAAGAGAAGATTGTTTTTTGGCTAACACTTCTTGATAAACTAACTGTAAGTGATCGATATTTTTGCTGAGAGTGTAAGAGTCTAAAACTCTTTGACGGGCTTTTTGTCCTAAAATTGTTGTTAATTCGGGATGATCCCGTAATACGGGCAAGAGAGTTTTTAATTGGGTAATTAGTCCTTTAGTATCTAGAACTATTCCCGCACCTTTTAACACTTCCCCATCGGCCCCCACATCCGTAGCCATACAAGCAACACCGCAGGCCATCGCTTCCAAGAGGGAAATCGATAAACCTTCCACTAATGAGGGTAAAATAAAGCAGTCAACCCCGCGCAAAATTTCAATTCGTTTATTTTCATCGCCGATAAAACCTAACCAGATAATACCATCTTCTTCTCCATAAAAAGGTTTGAGGGAAGGAGTTAACGGACCATCGCCAACAATGAGCAGTTTGCATCTACTCCCTAAATTGGTTTTTTTCCAAGCTTTCAATAAAGATTCTACATTTTTCTCCGGCATG
This Microcystis wesenbergii NRERC-220 DNA region includes the following protein-coding sequences:
- a CDS encoding TrkH family potassium uptake protein, with the translated sequence MTIARTICLGFIAVILAGTSLLMLPVSTTSGTWNDPIVALFTSTSAVCVTGLAVVDTGTYFSFWGQLFIALLVQVGGLGYMTTTTFLMLLIGRKFDLRQKLAIQESFDRPFLQGSQSLMKSVIATTLVFELTATLIMLTVFAQKYDFRYAVWLSLFHSISAWNNAGFGLFKDNLMSYQSSIIINLSITGLIIFGGIGYQVIIEFYTWFIYRFQYKRKGFVFSLNYKVAISTTIFLLVMGTLAFLLTEQGNGDTLANLSIKDKLLAAWFQSVTSRTAGFNTIDIGKISVEGLLITMALMFIGASPSGTGGGIKTTTFRILYNCTRSVLRGREEVTLYQRRIPMPLILKSMAVVFGSVIAIIISTLAISFVETDFKMIQLFFEVVSAFGTVGLSTGITAALSPISKLIIVFMMYLGRVGVILLIAAIIGDPKPTVINYPEENLLVG
- a CDS encoding potassium channel family protein, with the translated sequence MQSIKFFSSMRPQNRQFAVIGLGRFGRAVCETLRKQGYQVVATDIEEGLVAQALSDRIVDNAIELDSTKPNALREAGIFETDTVIVAIGKYVEESIITTLNCKEAGVNFVAAKASTEIHGKLLKKVGADLVVFPEYDAGCELAHRLTRPSILERFDLDPEHSIVELKVPEAFHGKTLAELEIRNRYGLNIVAVGNAEKFKINPNPQERLYKDLAMVVIGSNRDIQRLPM
- a CDS encoding SpoIID/LytB domain-containing protein, with the translated sequence MLKIKEKKAIISIGSITAAILLSLTLIPAAIAKDVLLRVGIVQRFGDEAKEKLTLSSTSGDNLTLRVLGEDGQSQTLQTNRLQLEVIPRPLASPILQEKVILSDHATFETAENSAKNWAKMGIKVEITQPGRWQVWAKREVYENPLVRRWLLTSLQTKGHNQPYINSVLLKEKPQVSFQINGVRYFPKELEIESQKNLIQVTHSPEQVRLYGGTMRLQPNAYGTFTLVNNVPLETYLRGVVPHEIGHDAPESATQAQTIIARTYALRNRRRFQADNYELCADTHCQVYYGLTGTNPRADQAIAATRGLVLTYQNELVDALYSSTTGGITALFSDVWDGEERPYLRAVVDSPNRVWDLSKQSLANETTFRQFINLKDGFNETGRRVFRWQKQASLADLSQDLETYLKRRKHPLAHFQKIQWMEVTKRSPSGRILTMTIQTDKGILELHKNEVRSALEPPRSTLFYIDPIYDTNRQIQGYNFIGGGFGHGVGLSQFGSYNLARLGWSPEQILAFYYPGTTIQPLNNSIVFWRGN
- a CDS encoding protein phosphatase 2C domain-containing protein, producing the protein MDSLTTLQCQNLTCLAQNPLTNRFCEKCGTPLVKRYLWMMGDWVRTYYRVGELIDNRYLVKQPQIVLDTKPAQAPQAPEEPPSWISLYLKLLPFHLHIPQIYGYIPSPDERLNMDIWLLEYGTIPLDETGELIYPQLLPTLAEVWSQASDLRQIHWLWQMAKLWHPLQKKAVVSSLLNPSLTRVNNQLLQLLELSKDEAAAPKLKDLGVLWAGLIPTAAANIQDFLASLTQELESGDLDRPESLIAILDYALQHYGAGQERSYEIFTCTDTGPLREHNEDACYPPANQAITLAHGQNPFDKAQGKPLAIVCDGIGGQEGGEIAAQLAIKTLPREINPSPTSDIEVYPDSHSLALEQAIRVTNDLISQRNDQELRQDRQRMGTTLVMAFAHDQEMYAAHVGDSRLYWITAHSCHQVTVDDDLASREVKLGYLLYRDAIQYPNAGALVQALGMSSANNLHPTVQRLIVDQDCVFLLCSDGLSDYDRVEQYWDSEIVPLLQGEKTVTAVGESLLQLANQKNGHDNSTIALVYCRVVPAAEPVTPLVYAEAKERIIPDLNDQDFDHSEETYSEEEVVTSIPTPPPASSSVPSPTSPPAPTNVSPPMGAIAVGVLGLLAAIAWQFLSPYPASNPSISPAPVTSPTTGTTPPAPVTGPSPVTTPPAPVTDSSPTTGTTPPAPVTGPSPPNP